A region of the Roseiflexus sp. RS-1 genome:
CGATACACCTCCAACCCTAGCGGGTAGGTTTCTTCAATCAGCGTTTGCACTCGGTTCCACGCATCGCTTAGCAACTCGCGACGCGCCAGCAAGTCGGGAATACGTGAGACTGAAAGTAGGTATTGCAGTCCGTCAACACGAATACTCAGTAAACGCCAGGCAACATCTGAAGGACTGCGTTGTTGGGTGGTAAGCACACATCGAGCCAGTTCAGCCTTGTAGAGCGCAGCAACAATCGAAGACCAGTCCCACAGTGTGACTTCATTGATCGGGCGGCGAGTGTCGCCCCATGCCTCTGCGAAGACACTTTGGAGTGAGACGAGAATTTTTTTCCGTGCGATGGCACTGAAGTTTTTCAAAAGCGTTTTTGGCTCTCCTAGAAGCCGCTTCAGTAAGTTGTCAGGCTGGATAGGTTCCCACCCAAACGGGGAAGCAATCCAATCTGTAGCTTGATCTTTTGACTCATGATCACCAAGTTCTTTCTCAACATGACTAACATCATGTGATTGTCCCAAGACTCGGATGAGATGGTTTGACGAGCTTCTCGCCTGGGATGGTTGTCGTCCTAGCTCGGCGATTTCTTTGATATTATTCCCCGAAACACAGAGATTCGGAACGAGTTTTTCCAGAACATCCGCAAAATCCCCTGGCTTTAGTGTTGTACCTCTTTGCTGCCAATTGCGAATTTTTACTTTGTTTACATTTGGATTGTTGTTCCAATCGGAGGCGACCTTCATATCGATACATTTCTGCCAGTCATGCACCCATGCTGCTACCTCTGCCAGTAGCAGATTATCCTGTGCTGTAACCAATTTGTTCAAATCGTAGCTCATGGGCCTGTTCCTCTGAATACCTGTCACAATTGCCGATAGGTATCGAACGTACCCATTCTGTAGGCGCAGCAGCGCTGCGCCCCTACCGTGATGTATTGTTGTACCCTGTGCGCAGCACCTCCGTGCAACGCGCCAGTTCGGCTTCGAGCCTGGCGTGCTGCAATCGGATCGGATAGCGGTGGCATTAGGGCGTGGTCTTCAGCCAATGTTCTACCTCTACTGCCAGATCACTCAGCCGTTTTCCCTTCAGGGAAAGTGTCTTTGTCATGATACGTATCTCGCCATCCACCAGGTCATCTGCGGCTATGCCGAAGCCGCTGCTGGTCTTCGCCCCAAAGCCATAGGTGCTCAGCATCGCCTGAATGCCCTGCGCAACGACCACGAGGTCGTCGGCGCTCTGCTGCGCATCGACCGCCGTGCCGGTTGGCACATAGAGCAGCATCAACGCACCCTGTGCGCCAGCGGGTACGCATTCCAGCAAAATCGGACCACGTGCGCCAACCCCCTTTTCCCGGTCGTGCGGGTTGATCACCTCCAGACCGAGGCGGTCGAAGAAGGTGGGGAAGAACTGCACAAACCCGGCGCAAAATGCCTCTTCGTCACCCCTGATATTGCCGAACAGCCGCACCATCTGCGAGTCGTTCGCTTCCTGTTCCGGGGTGGTATACCCGCGCATCTGGCGCAGCGCGGCACGCAGGGCGCCTTTCCATCCCGACGGCGCAACGTAGGGAACATCAAAGACCCACTCCTTCTTCACCGGATTTTCCAGCAGGTGAAAGAGACGGTCGTCTCTGCTCAGATACGGCTTGCTCAGGGTGAAGGTGAGACGCAATGCCCATGCGCCAGACGGGAGGGTTGCCAGGTCGGGCAGCGTCGGTTCCAGACCGAGTTGCTGCATCGTAGCGCGTTGGCGGGCAAGGAATGCTGCCGCGTCCTGCTCAACCCACAGGCGGTAACCGCCAGCTTGCGTGCGAGTGCCACTGCGCGCGCGTTCGAGTTGAGGTGTGATCATTGCCTGCGCCAGCACTGCCAGCCGTGCGGTCGGGTCACGCAGCAAGCGCAGATCACCCCAACGTTTCGGCAGTTCCGGTGTCTCGCCAGCAAGCCATTGCAGGGCAAATGCCTGCACGGTGCCATCTTGAAGAGCATAAGGAAAGTAAGCATGGAATTCGTAACTCATTAAAGCGCCCTGATTGCTGCAATAATCGACGCAAAGTTCTGTTGCACAAGATTATTATTCGCGCTTGCCAGCACATTTGCAGCGAACACTGGCGGTGAGGTATGCATCCGAAGCACGGCTGCGTACAGGCGCACATAATCTTTGGCTTCTGACAGAGGTGGAAAGCCGTTCCGTTGCAGCAGTGCCGGTATTTCTTGCGTCACTTTTTGAATAATAACCTGTCCTCTTACATTCAAACTCTGCCTTTGCGCAAGATTAGCGGCTACATTTTGATTAAGTGCCAATCGCAACACCAGATCGTCGATAGTACATTTCGTAAGCCCGGAAAGCGAGCGGCGAGATGCAATGTGAATGACTAAACGGAAGTCTATACTCGGCGCATCCCAGACAAAGGCATTCCAAACACCGGTAACACGCTGGAATTGTAACGATGTGTTAATACCACGTTGCTTCAGGATTCCTTTCAATCCATTGTCGACACTCTGAATAATTCGCGCAATGGTCTCTCCTGAATCCTTATCGCGCAGAATGAGCGCCCGAACCGGCTGTTGTCCTACAAGTGGGCCGAGTTTAGTGACGATTTCACTGTTAATTTTGTCCTTTCCCTTGCAATCGAAGGTCTGAAAGGCAAAACCAGGAAAAAATTGCTTTAACCTTTCAATCACCTTCTCTTCAGTTTTACCTTCAGCAAAGACTAGGATCTTCATGAACTTCCTCTCGCAGTTGAAACTGAAGCGGCGCATCAATGTCTTCAAGAACACGCGGATCGAGGCCCGATTCAAGCCAGGAAGCCAGATTTTCGCGATTGAACCACGATGATCTGAGCACCCCATCACGCAGGTTCAGGCGAAACGCCAGCGTCTGTTCGGGCGATAAGACGTTGTGCTGGAGCATACGGGTAACATGGGCGATGACTTCCAGGCTTTGGGTAGACATGAAAACCTGCACCGGCTTCCCTGCCACCAGCCGGGCAACTTCATCGAGCAATCGGCCCAGGGTGGCGGGGTGCATAAATAACTCCGGGTCTTCCCACAAGAACAATCCCGGCTCTTGCTGTTCGGCACGATCAACCAGTGCAATCAGGGCAGCCAGCACCTTGAACGCATGACGGGCGCCATCGCCGAACTGATCGATCTCAAGCGGCAGGGTGCGGTCAGGAAGTTCCAGGTAACCGCCCCAGGTCGTGCCGGTCGGGGTTGGTTTCACATTCACCCGCATCCCCGCCATATCCGGGAATACTCGCGCCATGCTCTGCGCAATGCGCTCTTCCCACTTGCTCACCGTGCGATAGCAGCGTTGCGCAAAGGCGCCTTCAAAGTGGGCATGAGCAGTGTGAAAATCAAAGAAGAGCACATGCTCCGCCCTCCCATCGCCAGCCTCCGCCCATATCGCCAGTCGATCCAGGGGATGGGTATCGTTCCAGCGGTACACCCAGCGTTGATCCCAGACATAGTGCCAGCGCTGATAGGGAAGATCTGGGCGATGGGTGGCGAGGAGCGGCGGGATAAACTCTGGCGGTGCATGATCTGGTTGCACGAGCGAAAACAGAATGGTGCGTTGTACGTCAGTCTTGCGCAACCAGTCCGGCGCTTCGGCAGCCAGACGAAATCGATGCAACGGGTATGTTGCCGGAAGATCGGGCAGCTCCAGGATGAGATTCTGTTCTTTGTCCAGATCGATCAAGAAGGAATCCGTCTCACGCAATGCATATCCATGGCGCCAACGGAGCCGTTCGGTTGGCGCATACGATAGAAAATCTCGTGTGACAAGCATTGTCGCCGCATGAACGGGAGGATCAATGGTTTTGGTGATGAGCTGGCAGGTTCGTCTGCTCAGGCTGCCCAGGTAGAGCAATTCCAGCAGCGCAGACTTGCCGCTATTGTTCGGACCGATCAAGACGTTGAATACCCGTAAGTTTTTGATTACGCCCTCGCGAATACCACGAAAGCGATGGATGGTCAGAGATCGAATCATTGCAGTGCTCCCTGTAGCAGTTGCTGCACATCCTGAATTGTTTGCGGTGTTTGTTGGATCAGTGTGCCCTGGACACTCAACGTCTGATTCCAGGTTGTTGCATTACCTAACGTCTGAGTCAGCGTACTTGCTGTTTGCAATTGTGCAGGCAACCATGCCCACCCACGAACACACCACTGTTTGCTATCGATACGATATGCCCACGTTGCTGCGATCCGTCCCCGGCGGCGGTCGGGATGGCTGGCGCCAAAAATAATCCGCTCATCATTGAGCTTCCATTGCCGACCAGAGCGCCATGCGTTTTTCAATGCCGGTGTTACTGGTACGACGCTGTAGCGCTGTACCAATGGTTGCACCTGAATGCTGACGCGACTTATCCCTGGAATGTCTGTCCACCAGCCTGGCTGGACAGGCGTGAAATCGAACTGGAAGAACAGAAATCGCCGTAAATCAGGATAATCAGGGTGAGGACGAAGACGTTGTGGCGCTCGAGTCGTATTCCAATTCACCTTCCTCGCCTCTACAAGCACATCGATGAGATTGGCTACGCGAAATGCGCCATACCCCAATTGTGCTCTGGCACCCAGGTTGCCCCAGCGTTCCAGAAACAGGAGCAGTGCCGCGATACGTTGCACTGCCTCAGGGTCGCCGGTCAGTCGCAAGGTGAAGGCGCCCATTCGACTCTGCGGTAAAAACCACCCCCGTGTGCGACCCGGTGAACGAGCACTCAACCGATCACCCGCCGAGATCGGTCGAGTCTGATCATCAACCACCGTCAAACGAAACCGTCGCCGCCAGCCGGTCGCGCCAAAGACCTGGCACGCATCGCACAGTCCAGCATCGCGCAGGCGTTGCGAAGGAGTGCTGGCTAAGGATTGCTTATACTTCTCAGCGTCGAAGGTGCACTTGCTCTGACTCGGATCGCATGCCTCACCGCCCAACCCACGCACAATCGCTTCATACCACCAGCGCAGGCTGCCGAGCAGACCGCTTTCGTGCAGCCGGTCGGTCGTCCCATCCACGCCACCGGTCCAGAGAGGGGTCAGGGTTGTGATCTGCACATCCATAGCGCTCTCCAACGCTGCTGCAGAATGCCAGGCGCCAGCTGTGGTCG
Encoded here:
- the cmr1 gene encoding type III-B CRISPR module RAMP protein Cmr1, which translates into the protein MDVQITTLTPLWTGGVDGTTDRLHESGLLGSLRWWYEAIVRGLGGEACDPSQSKCTFDAEKYKQSLASTPSQRLRDAGLCDACQVFGATGWRRRFRLTVVDDQTRPISAGDRLSARSPGRTRGWFLPQSRMGAFTLRLTGDPEAVQRIAALLLFLERWGNLGARAQLGYGAFRVANLIDVLVEARKVNWNTTRAPQRLRPHPDYPDLRRFLFFQFDFTPVQPGWWTDIPGISRVSIQVQPLVQRYSVVPVTPALKNAWRSGRQWKLNDERIIFGASHPDRRRGRIAATWAYRIDSKQWCVRGWAWLPAQLQTASTLTQTLGNATTWNQTLSVQGTLIQQTPQTIQDVQQLLQGALQ
- a CDS encoding RAMP superfamily CRISPR-associated protein translates to MSYEFHAYFPYALQDGTVQAFALQWLAGETPELPKRWGDLRLLRDPTARLAVLAQAMITPQLERARSGTRTQAGGYRLWVEQDAAAFLARQRATMQQLGLEPTLPDLATLPSGAWALRLTFTLSKPYLSRDDRLFHLLENPVKKEWVFDVPYVAPSGWKGALRAALRQMRGYTTPEQEANDSQMVRLFGNIRGDEEAFCAGFVQFFPTFFDRLGLEVINPHDREKGVGARGPILLECVPAGAQGALMLLYVPTGTAVDAQQSADDLVVVAQGIQAMLSTYGFGAKTSSGFGIAADDLVDGEIRIMTKTLSLKGKRLSDLAVEVEHWLKTTP
- a CDS encoding AAA family ATPase, with protein sequence MIRSLTIHRFRGIREGVIKNLRVFNVLIGPNNSGKSALLELLYLGSLSRRTCQLITKTIDPPVHAATMLVTRDFLSYAPTERLRWRHGYALRETDSFLIDLDKEQNLILELPDLPATYPLHRFRLAAEAPDWLRKTDVQRTILFSLVQPDHAPPEFIPPLLATHRPDLPYQRWHYVWDQRWVYRWNDTHPLDRLAIWAEAGDGRAEHVLFFDFHTAHAHFEGAFAQRCYRTVSKWEERIAQSMARVFPDMAGMRVNVKPTPTGTTWGGYLELPDRTLPLEIDQFGDGARHAFKVLAALIALVDRAEQQEPGLFLWEDPELFMHPATLGRLLDEVARLVAGKPVQVFMSTQSLEVIAHVTRMLQHNVLSPEQTLAFRLNLRDGVLRSSWFNRENLASWLESGLDPRVLEDIDAPLQFQLREEVHEDPSLC